Below is a window of Ciceribacter thiooxidans DNA.
TTAAACAGTGCCCAGGACCCGGTGGTGAAGTCCTGGAAACGAGTGCCAACGCCGATGACGAGGTCCGCGTTCTCGCATAGGCGATTGGCGCATTCCGACCCCGTCACACCAGGCGAACCGAAGTTGAATTCGTTGTCCCAAGCATTCGCGCCTTTGCCGGCCTGGGTCTCGACGAACGGGATATTGTGCTTTCTCGAAAATGCCGTGAGCGTCTCCTCGGCATCAGAATAGAGAACGCCCCCGCCCGAAACGATAACAGGGCATTTGGCATGGCGGATGAGTTCGGCGACGTCTTCAAGTTCGCGTGGGTCCGGTTCAGGACGCCGGATGCGCCACACCTTCGGCTCAAAGAAGCTTTCCGGATAGTCGAATGCATCAGCCTGTACATCCTGGCAGAACGCAAGGCACACCGGGCCGCAATTGGCGGGATCGGTCATCACCGAGAGCGCACGCGGCAGCGCCGTCAGCAGGTGTTCCGGTCGGGCAATGCGATCGAAGTAGCGCACCACCGGCTTGAACGCATCATTGGCGCTCACTGTGCCGTCATCGAAATCCTCGATTTGCTGAAGGACCGGATCTGGACGGCGACTGGCAAAGACATCGCCAGGAATGAACAGGACCGGCAGGCGATTGACGTGCGCAAGGGCTGCCGCTGTCACCATGTTGGTGGCACCGGGCCCGATCGAGGAGGTGACGGCGTGCGCCCGCTTTCGTTTTTTTGTCTTGGCATAGGCGATTGCCGCGTGCGCCATGGTCTGTTCGTTCTGACCGCGCCATGTCGGCAAGGCATCGCCGATGCCGTGCAGAGCCTCGCCCAGACCAGCGACATTACCATGGCCAAAAATCGCCCAGACGCCTTCGATGAACCGGTCGCCCTCTTCCGTCATCTGCACCGAAAGCCACTTGACGAGTGCCTGTGCTGCCGTGAGCTTGATTGTCTTTGTCATGCTGCTTTCTCCCGTGCGGCGGCCCGCGCCTCGTCCCAGATTGCGGACAAGCGCCGATAGCGCTTTGCCATCTCCGCGACCGCGTCCGCGTCCTCAATTTCATCTTTCATCCAGGCGCGCGCCACATCGCCGAAGATCGTTCGTCCGACGGCGAAGCCGCGAACAAGATCAAATCCGGCAGCAACTTCAAAGCTCTCGGCGAGCTCCGCCTCCGGCGCATCGAGACCAAGCACGACAATTCCGCGCGTGTATCGATCATTCCTTCCGATTGCCGCTGTGGTGTTTGACCATGCCGCGGACGTCGTCATCGGTTCGAGTTTCCACCAGTCGGGATACACGCCGATGTCATAGAACTGCTGGATCAGAACGGCGGCGGTCTCGTCGTTGACCGGACCGACTTTCGACGGAATGATTTCCAGCAGGAATTCCAGATCGTTGCGCCGTGATGCTTCGAATAGTCGTTTGACGGTCGCTTCCTGAGCTGCTCGCGTCTGGGCATCATCATCGGGGTGGCAGAAGCACAAGACCTTGAC
It encodes the following:
- the iolD gene encoding 3D-(3,5/4)-trihydroxycyclohexane-1,2-dione acylhydrolase (decyclizing) — protein: MTKTIKLTAAQALVKWLSVQMTEEGDRFIEGVWAIFGHGNVAGLGEALHGIGDALPTWRGQNEQTMAHAAIAYAKTKKRKRAHAVTSSIGPGATNMVTAAALAHVNRLPVLFIPGDVFASRRPDPVLQQIEDFDDGTVSANDAFKPVVRYFDRIARPEHLLTALPRALSVMTDPANCGPVCLAFCQDVQADAFDYPESFFEPKVWRIRRPEPDPRELEDVAELIRHAKCPVIVSGGGVLYSDAEETLTAFSRKHNIPFVETQAGKGANAWDNEFNFGSPGVTGSECANRLCENADLVIGVGTRFQDFTTGSWALFKKEHRTLISVNLHGYDATKHGATPVVGDARGSLEKLSALLADHRAPSFDMKSRLAWHDTVRSVTAAPESGLTNYLPTDAQVIGAVQRVATEKTVVMCAAGTMPGALQVLWQSVKGGYHMEYGYSCMGYEVAGAMGIKLAAPEKEVICFVGDGSYMMANSELATAVMRHVPFTVVLTDNRGYGCINRLQIECGGAEFNNMYKDSNIEEMPELDFVGHVRSMGAHAEKAADIADLERKIVEARSRSKPTVIVIDTDAVPGTGAGGHWWDVAVPQAGGPDRLERAREHYNMNARDQRTFN